From the Pseudomonas sp. SORT22 genome, one window contains:
- a CDS encoding phage major capsid protein gives MRSERATLNSQIQALAQLEAAGTSLSVEQLAQFEQLSTQFNALTDKLSRAEAAERMATASAVPVNESAQGLNGPPSNISGPFTAKPVPGANMAQMVRVLAAARGDQHAAAKMAADSGYNPEIAMALSTVTPGAGGVLVPQNFSSEVIELLRPKSVVRSLGAVSLPLHNGNLTVPRIKGGAVVGYIGTEEDMPTTDMQFDDLKLSSKKLAALVPISNDLLSYSGTNPSVDRLVVNDLVASVATAEDLSFLRGAGTGNLPKGLRFWAPAFNVFAAPAEMTLQAVELALSALILRLENANSNMTAPGFAMAPRTKRWLAALRDGNGNKAYPELDQNMLKGFPVGSTTQIPINLGADGDASEIHFADFADCFIGEDDAMVIDFSKEATYKDGSGNVISSFQRDQTLVRVIAKHDFGPRHVESVAVMTDVKWGRSL, from the coding sequence TTGCGTAGCGAACGCGCCACTCTCAACAGTCAGATCCAGGCCCTGGCCCAGCTTGAAGCCGCGGGCACCTCGCTCAGCGTCGAGCAGTTGGCCCAGTTCGAACAACTCAGCACCCAGTTCAATGCTCTCACGGACAAACTTTCGCGTGCAGAAGCCGCTGAGCGAATGGCGACCGCAAGCGCAGTACCTGTCAACGAGAGTGCTCAGGGTCTGAATGGTCCACCCAGCAATATCAGCGGTCCGTTCACCGCCAAGCCGGTACCAGGTGCCAACATGGCGCAGATGGTGCGCGTGCTGGCTGCCGCACGTGGCGACCAGCATGCCGCCGCCAAAATGGCCGCAGATTCCGGCTACAACCCCGAAATCGCCATGGCGCTCAGCACCGTCACACCCGGTGCCGGCGGCGTACTGGTACCGCAGAACTTCTCCAGCGAAGTGATCGAGTTGCTACGACCGAAGTCGGTGGTACGCAGCCTGGGCGCCGTGTCGTTGCCGCTGCACAACGGCAACCTGACGGTACCGCGAATTAAGGGTGGTGCAGTTGTCGGTTACATCGGCACTGAAGAAGACATGCCGACCACCGACATGCAGTTCGACGATCTGAAACTCTCGTCGAAGAAGCTGGCGGCCCTGGTGCCGATCAGTAATGACCTGCTGTCGTACTCCGGCACTAATCCAAGTGTTGATCGCCTGGTCGTGAACGACCTGGTGGCATCCGTAGCGACGGCTGAAGACTTGTCCTTCCTGCGTGGCGCCGGCACCGGAAACCTGCCCAAGGGGCTGCGCTTCTGGGCACCGGCCTTCAACGTGTTCGCCGCACCGGCGGAAATGACACTGCAGGCTGTGGAGCTCGCCCTGTCAGCCTTGATCCTGCGTCTGGAGAATGCCAACTCCAACATGACGGCACCAGGCTTTGCCATGGCGCCCCGCACCAAGCGCTGGTTGGCGGCCCTGCGTGATGGTAACGGCAACAAGGCCTACCCGGAGCTGGATCAAAACATGCTGAAAGGGTTTCCGGTCGGCTCGACTACCCAGATCCCAATCAACCTGGGCGCCGATGGCGATGCTTCGGAAATCCATTTCGCGGACTTCGCCGACTGCTTCATCGGCGAGGACGACGCCATGGTCATCGATTTCAGCAAGGAAGCCACCTACAAGGACGGCAGCGGCAATGTCATCAGTTCTTTCCAGCGTGATCAGACGCTCGTGCGTGTGATCGCCAAGCATGACTTTGGCCCGCGCCATGTCGAGTCTGTGGCGGTGATGACTGACGTCAAATGGGGCCGCTCGCTGTAA
- a CDS encoding S49 family peptidase: protein MKRHLRAASLLFNQPLLTTPDMLDLAVRWANQTMSLNIVNLGVGGAAAGPMLFHDEEDYQVEQERREEQRRAAIAQTGVEVIPVHGVLVSRGSHLNACETMTSYEGLRAALNVAVADPLVEHIVLDIDSPGGSAVGAFELAADIRAATKVKPITGLVNFMAYSGGYLIAAACSEVVVSLTSGVGSIGVIASHMDRSKMLDGMGVKVTTVFAGAHKNDLSPNEPLTERSQQVLNNIVQESYQLFTTHVAEYRNRDVADIIATEAACYRGAAAIAAGLADRLEAPQLAVDNLSQAVALSRAQRQGAQPRQRISVQAAALAIQTQL from the coding sequence ATGAAACGACATCTGCGCGCTGCCAGCTTGCTGTTCAATCAGCCGCTGCTAACGACCCCCGATATGCTGGACCTGGCGGTGCGCTGGGCCAACCAAACCATGAGCTTGAACATCGTCAATCTAGGCGTGGGCGGCGCGGCTGCTGGTCCAATGCTGTTCCACGATGAAGAGGACTACCAGGTTGAGCAGGAGCGCCGCGAAGAGCAGCGCCGCGCTGCTATCGCCCAAACAGGTGTTGAGGTGATCCCGGTCCATGGCGTACTGGTGAGCCGCGGTAGTCACTTGAATGCCTGCGAAACGATGACCAGCTACGAAGGACTACGCGCCGCACTGAACGTAGCGGTAGCTGACCCGCTGGTTGAACACATCGTGCTCGATATCGACAGCCCTGGGGGCAGCGCAGTGGGGGCTTTCGAGCTTGCCGCTGACATCCGTGCCGCTACCAAGGTCAAACCCATCACCGGCCTGGTCAATTTCATGGCGTATTCCGGCGGCTATCTGATCGCGGCTGCTTGCTCCGAAGTCGTGGTCAGCCTGACATCGGGTGTGGGGTCCATCGGCGTGATTGCCAGCCACATGGATCGCTCCAAGATGCTCGACGGTATGGGCGTCAAAGTGACCACGGTGTTCGCGGGGGCGCACAAGAACGACTTGAGCCCAAACGAGCCACTGACCGAACGGTCCCAGCAGGTGCTCAACAATATCGTGCAGGAGAGCTACCAGCTCTTTACCACGCATGTCGCCGAGTATCGCAACCGTGACGTGGCAGACATCATCGCGACCGAGGCAGCCTGCTATCGCGGCGCAGCGGCTATTGCCGCCGGCCTGGCCGATCGCCTCGAAGCGCCCCAGCTCGCGGTAGACAATCTTTCTCAGGCGGTCGCACTCAGTCGAGCCCAGCGACAAGGCGCCCAACCGCGACAACGAATCAGTGTGCAAGCCGCAGCGCTCGCCATTCAGACCCAACTCTGA
- a CDS encoding phage portal protein — translation MFFSNLLGANEGLVSAGGSSFWRGLIGSSRSAAGVTVTPDSALAITVLQTCVTLLAESVGQLPLELYRRLGDGKRESATAHPLYDVLRYQPNPWQTPYEYREAGQFALGLRGNCYSYIERNDDGSVKALYPLGNDKVTVLKGGDLRPVYRIGGHDPLPMRLVHHVRWHTKNHYTGLSPVELHADAVGLAQAVRQYAGKSFANGTAVSGVIERPREAPPIKEQGSIDRILDQWGNKFSGIDNAKKVAMLQEGMTFKPVSMNNVDAELLGILKATGLDIARIYKIPPHMINELEKASYNSLEQLLIQYVIFALVPWVKRHEQAMMRDFLLPAERREYFIEFNLSGLLRGDQKSRYDAYAIGRQWGWLSINDIRRLENMPPVANGDSYLQPLNMTDVAHGLPDINNPDVRAQLEQQRDDILRMLAA, via the coding sequence ATGTTCTTCAGCAACCTTCTCGGTGCCAATGAGGGGCTGGTCTCCGCTGGGGGAAGCAGCTTTTGGCGGGGCCTGATCGGCTCTAGCCGCTCGGCGGCTGGGGTTACGGTAACTCCAGACAGCGCGCTTGCAATTACTGTTCTGCAGACTTGCGTCACGCTTCTGGCCGAGAGCGTGGGCCAGCTGCCACTTGAACTGTATCGCCGACTGGGTGACGGCAAGCGCGAATCTGCTACGGCCCACCCGCTCTATGACGTTCTTCGCTATCAGCCAAACCCCTGGCAGACCCCTTACGAGTACCGCGAAGCTGGCCAATTCGCCTTGGGCTTGCGCGGTAATTGCTACAGCTACATCGAGCGCAACGACGATGGTTCAGTTAAGGCGCTCTATCCGCTGGGCAACGACAAGGTGACGGTACTCAAGGGAGGAGATCTGCGGCCTGTCTATCGGATTGGCGGGCACGATCCTCTGCCTATGCGGCTGGTCCATCATGTGCGATGGCACACCAAGAATCACTACACGGGCCTTTCACCCGTTGAACTACATGCCGATGCGGTTGGCTTGGCGCAGGCGGTGAGGCAATACGCAGGCAAGTCATTTGCCAATGGCACTGCAGTCAGCGGCGTTATCGAGCGTCCACGCGAGGCGCCGCCCATCAAAGAGCAGGGCAGTATCGATCGGATTCTCGACCAGTGGGGCAACAAGTTCTCTGGGATCGACAATGCGAAAAAGGTCGCAATGCTGCAGGAAGGCATGACCTTCAAACCGGTGTCAATGAACAACGTCGACGCCGAGTTGCTGGGCATACTCAAAGCCACTGGCCTGGATATCGCCCGGATTTACAAGATTCCACCGCACATGATCAACGAGCTGGAGAAGGCCAGCTACAACAGCCTTGAACAACTGCTGATCCAATACGTGATCTTTGCCCTGGTGCCGTGGGTCAAGCGCCACGAGCAGGCAATGATGCGCGACTTCCTGCTACCGGCGGAGCGGCGCGAGTACTTCATCGAGTTCAACCTCTCCGGCCTGCTACGTGGCGACCAGAAAAGTCGGTACGACGCCTACGCGATCGGCAGGCAATGGGGCTGGTTGTCGATCAACGATATCCGGCGGCTGGAAAACATGCCGCCCGTTGCCAACGGCGATAGCTATCTACAGCCGCTGAACATGACCGACGTTGCCCACGGCCTGCCCGACATTAACAACCCTGACGTCCGCGCCCAGCTCGAGCAGCAGCGCGACGATATCCTGAGGATGCTTGCTGCATGA